A portion of the Pagrus major chromosome 8, Pma_NU_1.0 genome contains these proteins:
- the LOC141000616 gene encoding carbohydrate sulfotransferase 1 isoform X2, which produces MECSWKTVLLLVCASLGVQYTAIRTLRDSLSGPCQGAYRCQTRHHRDSRWRALCDWMPVDSPGKHILLFATTRSGSSFTGQLLNQHPEIFYVYEPLYHVQQAFTNSSSRLRRTLDRRALLGAYRDLLLNLYACDLHFIENYIRPEPQDHVTSSFFRRSSSHALCSPPVCLEGGDVAASDPPDESWCPKKCGALNLTLASMSCLSRGHVAIKTVRVPEVGDLRTLTEDPRLDLKIIHLVRDPRAILASRMMAFSDQFRAWKIWNATGRQPRYVDLSQITSTCKDMAASAETGLQRPAWLRGRYLLVRYEDLALNPRDKAGEIYRFAGLEMEDRVRMWIAKNTNSNASSPSEWNYRYSTTRDSRATAESWRLRLGFDIVRTVQNLCNDTLALLGYKQVHSAAELRNLSHSLVEHRTFQPVT; this is translated from the exons ATGGAGTGCTCCTGGAAgacggtgctgctgctggtgtgtgcGTCTCTGGGGGTCCAGTACACGGCCATCCGAACCCTGAGGGACTCGCTGTCTGGACCCTGTCAAGGAGCCTACCGGTGCCAGACCAGACACCACAGAG ACTCCAGGTGGAGAGCCTTGTGTGATTGGATGCCCGTCGACTCGCCCGGGAAGCACATCCTGCTGTTTGCCACCACGCGCAGCGGCTCCTCGTTCACCGGGCAGCTCCTCAACCAGCACCCGGAGATCTTCTACGTGTATGAGCCTCTCTATCACGTCCAGCAGGCCTTCACCAACTCCAGCAGCAGGCTGCGCCGCACCCTGGACCGCCGGGCGCTACTGGGAGCGTACCGGGACCTCCTTCTCAATCTGTACGCCTGCGACCTTCACTTCATTGAGAATTACATCCGCCCGGAGCCACAGGACCACGTCACGAGCTCCTTCTTCCGCCGGAGCTCCAGCCACGCCCTCTGCTCCCCTCCGGTGTGTCTCGAAGGAGGGGACGTAGCGGCCTCCGACCCGCCTGATGAAAGCTGGTGTCCTAAGAAGTGTGGGGCCCTTAATCTCACACTAGCCTCGATGTCATGTCTGTCAAGGGGACACGTAGCCATAAAGACCGTGCGGGTCCCTGAGGTGGGGGACCTGCGCACTCTGACAGAAGATCCACGTCTGGACCTGAAGATCATCCACCTGGTGAGAGACCCCAGAGCCATCCTCGCCTCGCGCATGATGGCGTTTTCAGATCAGTTCCGCGCTTGGAAAATATGGAACGCGACAGGACGGCAGCCTCGGTACGTCGACCTGTCGCAGATCACCAGCACCTGCAAGGACATGGCGGCCTCCGCAGAGACAGGCCTGCAGAGGCCGGCGTGGCTGCGGGGGCGCTACCTGCTGGTGCGGTACGAGGACCTGGCGCTCAACCCAAGGGACAAGGCCGGGGAGATCTACAGGTTTGCGGGGCTGGAGATGGAGGACAGGGTGCGGATGTGGATTGCAAAGAACACCAACAGTAACGCGTCGTCTCCGTCCGAGTGGAACTACAGGTACTCCACGACCAGAGACTCCAGAGCGACGGCGGAGAGCTGGAGGCTTCGTCTCGGCTTCGACATCGTGAGGACTGTGCAGAATCTGTGCAACGACACTCTGGCTCTGCTCGGATACAAACAGGTCCACTCCGCGGCCGAGCTCAGAAACTTGTCCCATAGTTTGGTGGAACACAGGACCTTCCAACCCGTCACATAG
- the cry1b gene encoding cryptochrome-1b, giving the protein MVVNTVHWFRKGLRLHDNPSLRDSIRGADSLRCIYILDPWFAGSSNVGINRWRFLLQCLEDLDASLRKLNSRLFVIRGQPTDVFPRLFKEWQINRLSYEYDSEPFSKERDAAIQKLACEAGVEVTVRNSHTLYDLAKIIELNDGHPPLTYKRFQGLINRMDAVELPAETVTLEVIRNCATPISDDHDDKFGVPSLEELGFDTDGLTTAVWPGGETEALMRLERHLERKAWVANFERPRMNANSLLASPTGLSPYLRFGCLSCRLFYFKLTDLYKKVKKDNNPPLSLYGQLLWREFFYTTATNNPCFDKMEGNPMCVQIPWDRNPEALAKWAEGRTGFPWIDAIMTQLRQEGWIHHLARHAVACFLTRGDLWISWEEGMKAFEELLIDADWSVNAGSWMWLSCSSFFQQFFHCYCPVGFGRRTDPNGDFIRRYLPVLRGFPAQYIYDPWNAPEELQKSVKCIIGVHYPKPMVNHAGASRINIERMKQIYQQLSCYRGLGLLATVPVNHHNGTNRSNVGRVNTGISRVPERGHAAQKRHCEDPPLESISKCWRQSK; this is encoded by the exons ATGGTGGTCAACACCGTCCACTGGTTCAGGAAGGGACTGCGGCTGCACGACAACCCGTCCCTGAGGGACTCCATCCGGGGAGCCGACAGCCTGCGATGCATCTACATCCTGGACCCCTGGTTCGCAGGGTCCTCCAACGTGGGCATcaacaggtggag GTTTTTGTTGCAGTGTTTAGAGGACTTGGATGCCAGCCTGCGCAAACTCAACTCCCGCTTGTTCGTCATCAGAGGCCAGCCCACAGATGTCTTCCCTCGTCTTTTCAAG GAATGGCAGATCAACCGTTTATCTTACGAATACGACTCTGAGCCGTTCAGCAAGGAACGTGACGCTGCCATTCAAAAACTAGCCTGCGAGGCCGGGGTGGAGGTCACCGTGCGGAATTCACACACCCTCTACGATCTGGCCAA GATCATCGAACTCAACGATGGTCACCCTCCTCTCACGTACAAGCGCTTCCAGGGCCTCATCAACCGTATGGATGCCGTGGAGCTCCCCGCGGAGACAGTCACACTTGAGGTTATCAGAAACTGTGCCACACCCATCAGCGACGACCATGATGACAAGTTTGGGGTGCCCTCCCTGGAAGAGCTCG gttTTGATACGGACGGTCTGACCACAGCGGTGTGGCCAGGTGGAGAAACAGAAGCCCTCATGAGGCTGGAGAGGCATCTGGAGAGGAAG GCATGGGTGGCAAACTTTGAGCGTCCACGTATGAACGCCAACTCCCTACTGGCCAGTCCCACAGGCCTCAGTCCCTACCTGCGCTTCGGATGTCTCTCCTGTCGCCTCTTCTACTTCAAACTCACTGACCTGTACAAGAAG GTCAAGAAGGACAACAACCCACCGCTCTCCTTGTACGGCCAGCTGTTGTGGAGGGAGTTCTTCTATACGACTGCCACCAACAACCCCTGCTTTGACAAGATGGAGGGAAACCCTATGTGTGTCCAGATCCCCTGGGACCGGAACCCTGAGGCACTGGCCAAGTGGGCAGAGGGACGGACGGGCTTTCCCTGGATAGACGCCATTATGACACAGCTGAGGCAGGAGGGGTGGATCCATCATTTGGCGAGGCACGCTGTGGCCTGCTTCCTCACCAGGGGAGACCTGTGGATCAGCTGGGAGGAAGGCATGAAG GCGTTTGAAGAGTTGCTTATAGACGCCGACTGGAGTGTGAACGCCGGCAGCTGGATGTGGCTTTCTTGCAGCTCGTTtttccagcagtttttccaCTGCTACTGTCCCGTGGGATTTGGACGACGCACAGATCCCAACGGAGACTTCATACG GCGTTATCTGCCTGTGTTGAGAGGCTTTCCAGCCCAATACATCTACGATCCTTGGAACGCCCCGGAGGAACTGCAGAAGTCAGTCAAGTGCATCATAGGAGTCCACTACCCCAAGCCCATGGTGAACCACGCTGGGGCCAGCCGCATCAACATCGAGCGGATGAAGCAAATTTACCAGCAGCTTTCTTGCTACAGAGGACTGG GCCTGCTGGCAACAGTACCCGTCAATCATCACAATGGCACGAATCGCAGTAATGTCGGAAGAGTCAACACCGGGATCAGCCGAGTTCCAG aaagaGGGCATGCTGCACAGAAACGGCACTGTGAAGATCCTCCACTGGAAAGCATCTCTAAATGCTGGCGGCAGAGCAAGTAG
- the LOC141000616 gene encoding carbohydrate sulfotransferase 1 isoform X1, with translation MREGCRAGGGGRMECSWKTVLLLVCASLGVQYTAIRTLRDSLSGPCQGAYRCQTRHHRDSRWRALCDWMPVDSPGKHILLFATTRSGSSFTGQLLNQHPEIFYVYEPLYHVQQAFTNSSSRLRRTLDRRALLGAYRDLLLNLYACDLHFIENYIRPEPQDHVTSSFFRRSSSHALCSPPVCLEGGDVAASDPPDESWCPKKCGALNLTLASMSCLSRGHVAIKTVRVPEVGDLRTLTEDPRLDLKIIHLVRDPRAILASRMMAFSDQFRAWKIWNATGRQPRYVDLSQITSTCKDMAASAETGLQRPAWLRGRYLLVRYEDLALNPRDKAGEIYRFAGLEMEDRVRMWIAKNTNSNASSPSEWNYRYSTTRDSRATAESWRLRLGFDIVRTVQNLCNDTLALLGYKQVHSAAELRNLSHSLVEHRTFQPVT, from the exons ATG CGTGAAGGATGTAGAGCCGGAGGGGGGGGCAGGATGGAGTGCTCCTGGAAgacggtgctgctgctggtgtgtgcGTCTCTGGGGGTCCAGTACACGGCCATCCGAACCCTGAGGGACTCGCTGTCTGGACCCTGTCAAGGAGCCTACCGGTGCCAGACCAGACACCACAGAG ACTCCAGGTGGAGAGCCTTGTGTGATTGGATGCCCGTCGACTCGCCCGGGAAGCACATCCTGCTGTTTGCCACCACGCGCAGCGGCTCCTCGTTCACCGGGCAGCTCCTCAACCAGCACCCGGAGATCTTCTACGTGTATGAGCCTCTCTATCACGTCCAGCAGGCCTTCACCAACTCCAGCAGCAGGCTGCGCCGCACCCTGGACCGCCGGGCGCTACTGGGAGCGTACCGGGACCTCCTTCTCAATCTGTACGCCTGCGACCTTCACTTCATTGAGAATTACATCCGCCCGGAGCCACAGGACCACGTCACGAGCTCCTTCTTCCGCCGGAGCTCCAGCCACGCCCTCTGCTCCCCTCCGGTGTGTCTCGAAGGAGGGGACGTAGCGGCCTCCGACCCGCCTGATGAAAGCTGGTGTCCTAAGAAGTGTGGGGCCCTTAATCTCACACTAGCCTCGATGTCATGTCTGTCAAGGGGACACGTAGCCATAAAGACCGTGCGGGTCCCTGAGGTGGGGGACCTGCGCACTCTGACAGAAGATCCACGTCTGGACCTGAAGATCATCCACCTGGTGAGAGACCCCAGAGCCATCCTCGCCTCGCGCATGATGGCGTTTTCAGATCAGTTCCGCGCTTGGAAAATATGGAACGCGACAGGACGGCAGCCTCGGTACGTCGACCTGTCGCAGATCACCAGCACCTGCAAGGACATGGCGGCCTCCGCAGAGACAGGCCTGCAGAGGCCGGCGTGGCTGCGGGGGCGCTACCTGCTGGTGCGGTACGAGGACCTGGCGCTCAACCCAAGGGACAAGGCCGGGGAGATCTACAGGTTTGCGGGGCTGGAGATGGAGGACAGGGTGCGGATGTGGATTGCAAAGAACACCAACAGTAACGCGTCGTCTCCGTCCGAGTGGAACTACAGGTACTCCACGACCAGAGACTCCAGAGCGACGGCGGAGAGCTGGAGGCTTCGTCTCGGCTTCGACATCGTGAGGACTGTGCAGAATCTGTGCAACGACACTCTGGCTCTGCTCGGATACAAACAGGTCCACTCCGCGGCCGAGCTCAGAAACTTGTCCCATAGTTTGGTGGAACACAGGACCTTCCAACCCGTCACATAG
- the mterf2 gene encoding transcription termination factor 2, mitochondrial, with amino-acid sequence MLRLIATSLCLRCQRVPALPLNLRPCATLSSTENQQTVEDLYGLSVDIQKIRKLKGWVLHQSPAYTKEVAGLLNDMGASGSIVARILTDHPEAVLCLPEQMQTQRELWMSVCPNQRELVGIIEKFPASFFTSSSHHDNQRNNIAYFQSLNLNKRIITKLMASAPQSFSRPVEQNEVMVRTLQQAYQELGGEEDNMKIWLQKLLSQNPFVLLKPPEVLRQNLLFLKDKGFSTAELLRLLSKLRGFVTELNPDSMQLTLAYSQDTLGCSEAELRDIVLSCPAVLYYPEAILAERIKGLLSAGISMSQIIKTPTVLELTTQIVTYRIQRLRAHGYDVRTGSLQVLNGTKKDFEMSCGKLQLRRERPLFNPVAPLRVDD; translated from the coding sequence ATGTTGCGCTTGATCGCGACATCCCTGTGCCTCCGGTGCCAACGTGTCCCAGCTCTACCTCTAAACCTGAGGCCATGTGCAACCCTGAGCTCAACGGAGAACCAGCAGACAGTTGAGGATCTCTACGGTCTCTCTGTGGACATCCAGAAGATCCGAAAACTCAAAGGATGGGTCCTGCATCAGAGCCCAGCCTACACAAAGGAGGTAGCTGGGCTCCTGAATGACATGGGAGCCTCGGGCTCCATCGTGGCTCGGATCTTAACAGACCACCCCGAGGCGGTCCTCTGTCTCCCAGAGCAGATGCAGACCCAGAGGGAGCTGTGGATGTCCGTGTGCCCAAACCAGAGGGAGCTGGTTGGCATCATCGAGAAATTTCCGGCCTccttcttcacttcctccagCCACCATGACAACCAGCGGAACAACATCGCTTACTTCCAGAGCTTAAACCTCAACAAGCGAATCATCACTAAGCTCATGGCCAGCGCCCCGCAGAGCTTCAGCCGGCCTGTGGAGCAGAACGAGGTGATGGTGCGTACGCTCCAGCAGGCCTATCAGGAGCTTGGGGGAGAGGAGGACAACATGAAGATCTGGCTTCAGAAGCTGCTGAGTCAGAACCCGTTTGTCCTCCTCAAGCCTCCCGAGGTGCTGAGACAGAACCTGCTCTTCCTGAAAGACAAAGGCTTCAGCACGGCAGagctcctccgcctcctctccAAACTCAGGGGCTTCGTCACCGAGCTGAACCCGGACAGCATGCAACTCACCCTGGCATACTCCCAGGACACGTTGGGCTGCTCCGAGGCAGAGCTGCGGGACATCGTCCTCAGCTGCCCGGCTGTGCTTTACTACCCTGAAGCTATTTTGGCTGAGCGCATTAAGGGCCTCCTCAGCGCCGGGATCAGCATGTCTCAAATCATAAAGACTCCGACTGTTTTAGAGCTGACCACTCAGATAGTGACTTACCGCATCCAGCGACTGAGGGCGCACGGTTATGACGTAAGGACAGGTAGCCTGCAGGTCCTGAATGGCACTAAGAAGGACTTTGAGATGAGCTGTGGAAAACTACAGCTGCGTAGAGAGAGACCACTTTTTAACCCTGTTGCCCCTTTAAGGGTAGATGACTGA
- the LOC141000528 gene encoding dihydrofolate reductase: METCQDKVQKKPIRLIAAVCNDRGMGKDGKMPWDIPSEFKFFMDKITRVSRPGKMNLLVWGRRCFQHHPETTFPIANSLHVVLSTTLNTVPDHANFLCQDFESAVLLAAKPPLADLIETIWIIGGTRVYEDALKHPWCDLVYLTDVMAEFDCDVFFPEFDRELFKVQESFPDVPSGIQEDNGIKYKCQVFKRETSDAV, encoded by the exons ATGGAGACGTGTCAGGACAAAGTGCAGAAGAAACCTATCCGCCTCATCGCGGCAGTCTGCAACGACAGGGGCATGGGGAAGGATGGGAAAATGCCCTGGGACATACC ATCTGAATTCAAGTTCTTCATGGACAAAATCACGAGGGTGTCGAGACCAG GAAAGATGAACTTGTTGGTCTGGGGCAGACGCTGCTTCCAACACCACCCAGAAACTACCTTCCCAATAGCCAATAGTTTGCATGTAGTGCTGAGTACGACATTGAa CACAGTTCCAGATCACGCCAACTTCTTGTGTCAGGACTTTGAGAGCGCCGTCCTCCTGGCAGCCAAACCCCCCCTCGCTGACCTTATTGAGACCATATGGATCATTGGCGGGACGCGGGTCTACGAG GATGCGCTGAAGCACCCGTGGTGTGACCTGGTTTACCTGACGGACGTCATGGCAGAGTTCGACTGCGACGTCTTCTTCCCCGAGTTTGACAGAGAGCTGTTTAAAGTACAAGAAAG ctttCCCGATGTACCGAGTGGAATTCAAGAGGACAACGGCATTAAGTACAAATGTCAGGTATTCAAGAGAGAGACTAGTGATGCAGTGTAG